One region of Syngnathus scovelli strain Florida chromosome 15, RoL_Ssco_1.2, whole genome shotgun sequence genomic DNA includes:
- the LOC125981837 gene encoding zinc finger protein 773-like, translating to MSARTTAKYVEEKDCSRRQLEDLWLQPYVVLRRADINEAIHPKQQEPECTHIKEEDVAKEVHHLNEKMEHKFLCTIKEEEPEQPWNKEKGEDSCDIKKDEGEKDTCKMPLTGVPVKSLDEGQHDVSKGGEPPSCSSSQGDGDHCGGSQAAPPSDSDDVSSHFTAVAAAAAAAAAAAAAAAAAAAADDDDDDEPPSCSSSQGDGDHCGGSQAAPPSDSDDVSSHFTAVAAAAAAAAAAAAAADDDDDDDDDDDDDDESRNNMKMHTRKKNFSCSYCGQIFSWKNHLKRHTRIHTGEKPFSCSVCGQKFSDKGTLKSHTRIHTGEKPFSCSDCGRKFSQRPNLKKHTRIHTGEKPFSCSVCGHKFSDKGSLNRHTRIHTGEKPFSCSVCGQKFSDKGNLKKHSRIHTDEKPLSCSVCAQNFSRKGALKGHTRTHTGEKPFSCSVCGQKFSRKDHLKRHTRIHTGEKPFSCSVCGQRFVLKGTLKSHTRIHTGENPVAKESLLRIPNVLGR from the exons atgtctgcaaggaccacagcaaagtaTGTGGAGGAAAAGGACTGTAGTCGTCGACAACTGGAAGATCTTTGGCTGCAGCCGTATGTTGTGTTGCGCAGAGCAG acatcaaTGAAGCTATTCATCCTAAGCAGCAGGAGCCAGAGTGCACTcacattaaagaggaagatgtgGCCAAAGAGGTCCATCActtgaatgaaaaaatggaGCATAAGTTTCTTTGCACCATAAAAGAGGAAGAGCCAGAACAGCCTTGGAATAAAGAGAAGGGAGAAGACTCCTGCGACATTAAAAAGGATGAGGGGGAGAAGGATACCTGCAAGATGCCATTAACTGGTGTTCCTGTGAAGAGTTTAGATGAGGGTCAACATGACGTGAGCAAAGGGGGAGAGCctccaagctgcagctcaagtcaaggtgatggagaccactgtggaggATCACAAGCAGCTCCACCATCAGATAGTGATGACGTGTCGTCACATTttactgctgttgctgctgcagctgcagctgctgctgctgctgctgctgccgctgccgctgctgctgctgctgatgatgatgatgatgatgagcctccaagctgcagctcaagtcaaggtgatggagaccactgtggaggATCACAAGCAGCTCCACCATCAGATAGTGATGACGTGTCGTCACATTttactgctgttgctgctgcagctgcagctgcagctgcagctgctgctgctgctgatgatgatgatgatgatgatgatgatgatgatgatgatgatgagtctcGAAACAACATGAAAATgcacacaagaaagaaaaacttttccTGTTCATattgtggccaaatattctcttGGAAGAAtcatttaaaaaggcacacaagaatccacactggcgagaaacctttttcatgctcagtttgtggccaaaaattctctgacaAGGGAAccttaaaaagtcatacaagaatccacactggcgagaaacctttttcatgctcagattgtgggcgaaaattctctcagaggccaaatttaaaaaagcacacaagaatccacactggtgaaaaACCTTTTTCGTGCTCAGTCTGTGGCCATAAATTCTCTGACAAGGGAAGCTTAAACagacatacaagaatccacactggtgagaaacctttttcatgctcagtttgtggccaaaaattctctgacaAGGGAAACTTAAAAAAGCACTCTAGAATCCACACTGACGAGAAACccctttcatgctcagtttgtgcacAAAACTTCTCTAGGAAGGGAGCCTTAAAAggtcatacaagaacccacactggtgagaaacctttttcatgctcagtttgtggccaaaaattctctcgaaAGGAccatttaaaaaggcacacaagaatccacactggcgaaaaacctttttcatgctcagtttgtggccaaagatttgtATTAAAGGGAAccttaaaaagtcatacaagaatccacactggcgagaacccTGTTGCCAAAGAGTCTCTATTGAGAATTCCGAATGTGTTGGGGAGATGA
- the LOC125981824 gene encoding zinc finger protein OZF, translated as MSARTTAKYVEENDCRRRRLEDLWLQPYVVLRRADINEAIRPKQQEPDHTHIKEENVGKEVHHFNEKMEQKFLCTIKEEEEPERPWNKEEGEDSCDIIKEEEEDTCKMPWTGVPVKSLDEGQHEVSKGAGPPSCSSSQGDGDHCGGSQAAPPSDSDYVSSHVPAAAADDDDDDDESQNNMKMHTRKKNFSCSYCGQIFSWKNHLKRHTRIHTGEKPFSCSDCGQKFSQRANLKKHTRIHTGEKPFSCSDCGRKFSRRPNLKRHTRIHTGEKPFSCSVCGHKFSDKGSFNRHTRIHTGEKPFSCSVCGQKFSDKGNLKKHSRIHTDEKPLSCSVCAQNFSRKGALKCHTRTHTGEKPFSCSVCGRKFSRKDHLKRHTRIHTGEKPFSCSVCGQRFLLKGTLKSHTRIHTGENPVAKESLLSVLGR; from the exons atgtctgcaaggaccacagcaaagtaCGTGGAGGAAAACGACTGTCGTCGTCGACGACTGGAAGATCTTTGGCTGCAGCCTTATGTTGTGTTGCGCAGAGCAG acatcaaTGAAGCTATTCGTCCTAAGCAGCAGGAGCCAGATCACACTCACATTAAAGAGGAAAATGTGGGCAAAGAGGTCCATCacttcaatgaaaaaatggagcagaagtttctttgcaccataaaagaagaggaagaaccGGAGCGGCCTTGGAAcaaagaggagggagaagacTCATGCGACATtataaaggaggaggaggaggataccTGCAAGATGCCATGGACTGGTGTTCCTGTGAAGAGTTTAGATGAGGGTCAacatgaggtgagcaaaggggCAGGGCctccaagctgcagctcaagtcaaggtgatggagaccactgtggaggATCACAAGCAGCTCCACCATCAGATAGTGATTACGTGTCGTCACatgttcctgctgctgctgctgatgatgatgatgatgatgatgagtctcAAAACAACATGAAAATgcacacaagaaagaaaaacttttccTGTTCATattgtggccaaatattctcttGGAAGAAtcatttaaaaaggcacacaagaatccacactggcgagaaacctttttcatgctcagattgtggccaaaaattctctcagagggcaaatttaaaaaaacacacaagaatccacactggcgagaaacctttttcatgctcagattgtggGCGAAAATTCTCTCGGAGGCCaaatttaaaaaggcacacaagaatccacactggtgaaaaACCTTTTTCGTGCTCAGTCTGTGGCCATAAATTCTCTGACAAGGGAAGCTTCAACagacatacaagaatccacactggtgagaaacctttttcgtgctcagtttgtggccaaaaattctctgacaAGGGAAACTTAAAAAAGCACTCTAGAATCCACACTGACGAGAAACccctttcatgctcagtttgtgcccAAAACTTCTCTAGGAAGGGAGCCTTAAAAtgtcatacaagaacccacactggtgagaaacctttttcatgctcagtttgtggccgaaAATTCTCTCGAAAGGAccatttaaaaaggcacacaagaatccacactggcgaaaaacctttttcatgctcagtttgtggccaaagatttttaTTAAAGGGAAccttaaaaagtcatacaagaatccacactggcgagaacccTGTTGCCAAAGAGTCTCTATTGAGTGTGTTGGGGAGATGA
- the LOC125981811 gene encoding macrophage mannose receptor 1-like isoform X1 has translation MTNPLAARLVRILALSAAWTSSTDPGLACEKDWLPFGSCCYKKMEIPNGWLGARHDCVWERGDLVSIASSDEEAFVKKEMGKNPFWIGLSNLNCNEAWCQYDKEQKELTWSDVRVTASYSNWDNRQVGSSDVESCAFVNQGENTNHQLGKWRHGSCGSSLPYMCERSPDDCPEGRQCSLKDFGYDRVETSSCDPGEFLFNVSCYHFTLSHYYWNEAEDYCKTRKSHLPSVHSEDEIKFLSSHIRNNHCSWVGLREKEKNFKFTDGTSTADTPGLELLEDIHCVGVYFNDAFLQSYRCNNNGFATICQKAKVREVVTAHWSSIFRPGWSEKCGRWMDNPSNDFCYLMSRNHAVTWQKARDKCVDHGGDLLSIADDTEQNFIRAMYGTVVTSPTLWLGANANITEGSKWTDGSPLTYKNLTADNAFDAAGGRCLYFVTHNGGWKFHHCQQNSSYICKRRGRADQKSCDMADGWLPFGFSCYKKMATPNGWLGARQDCVWEGGDLVSIASSDEEAFVKEKMGIDPFWIGLSNLNCDEAWCRYDKEQKMMTWSNVRVMVTYSNWDSRQVGSSDVESCTYVNQGAWTEPGKWRHGSCRSSLAFMCERSLLECPEGRPCSLKDFGYLRVEASSCDPGEFLFDDSCYRFEETKKVQRAAERFCKGHKGHLASVLSTEEGNFLAAHMRDAGRSQPFVGLKKKKNNVEWIDGESSDYITKLVGKKSTGLKECFALSASGQFDEWSCAEKLPSICKKAKVQGALPVLPSSTWGPGWSKKCGWWMDNPSDDFCYLINHNRAKTWQEARDDCVGLGGDLLSITHSHEQTFIQGLYARPLSSPTLWLGANANITHGIEWIDGSMSTYKNLNTGIAGEGPGGNCLSLLTADGRWARADCEEKRSSYICKRRGRAIPKSACEKGWSLHQSSCYKKMETPNGWLGARHNCFWEGGDLVSITSSDEEAFVKKEMGKNPFWIGLSNLNCDEAWCRYDKEQMELTWSDVRVMAGYSNWDSRQVRSSDVESCVYVNQGSWTESQPGKWRQASCGSSLAFMCERPLDDCPKGRQCSLKDFGYDRVETSSCDPGDFLFDDSCYRFERIRKNWDSAETFCTEQKGHLASVHSEDEIKFLAAHVRDDKGYWLFMGLKKNKDKKFSWSDATSVDYVTLRGEPSTGRGDCFALSASGQFHQWPCTEEQPSVCKKAKIREARHDEPQAGWSE, from the exons ATGACAAACCCACTGGCCGCGCGCCTTGTGCGTATTCTTGCGTTGAGCGCCGCGTGGACTTCGTCAA CTGATCCGGGCTTAGCGTGTGAGAAAGACTGGCTCCCTTTCGGCTCCTGTTGCTACAAGAAGATGGAGATccccaacggttggctgggggctcgGCACGACTGCGTCTGGGAGCGCGGCGacctggtctccatcgcctcgtCGGACGAGGAAGCCTTTGTGAAGAAGGAAATGGGCAAGAACCCCTTCTggatcggactctccaatctg AATTGCAACGAGGCTTGGTGTCAGTATGACAAGGAGCAAAAGGAGCTGACTTGGTCCGATGTCCGCGTGACGGCGAGCTACTCCAACTGGGACAACCGTCAGGTTGGAAG CTCCGACGTCGAGTCCTGCGCGTTCGTCAACCAAGGCGAGAACACCAACCATCAGCTAGGGAAGTGGCGACACGGCTCGTGCGGATCCTCGTTGCCATACATGTGCGAGCGCTCGCCGGACG ACTGCCCGGAGGGCCGACAGTGTTCCTTAAAAGACTTTGGTTACGATCGAGTGGAGA CTTCCTCCTGCGACCCCGGCGAATTCCTGTTCAACGTTTCTTGCTATCATTTCACTTTGTCTCATTACTATTGGAATGAAGCTGAGGACTACTGCAAGACACGCAAAAGTCATCTGCCCAGTGTCCACTCAGAGGACGAAATCAAATTCTTGTCAA GTCACATAAGAAACAATCACTGTTCTTGGGTGGGACTcagggagaaggaaaaaaatttTAAGTTCACTGACGGAACATCTACC GCCGACACCCCAGGATTGGAATTACTAGAAGATATACACTGCGTTGGTGTGTATTTCAATGATGCATTTCTTCAATCATACAGATGCAACAATAACGGATTTGCAACCATCTGCCAAAAAG CCAAGGTTCGAGAGGTTGTTACCGCTCATTGGTCATCAatattcaggccag GCTGGAGCGAAAAGTGCGGCCGGTGGATGGACAACCCATCCaacgacttctgctacctgatGAGCCGCAACCATGCCGTGACCTGGCAGAAGGCGCGAGACAAATGCGTCGACCACGGAGGCGACCTGCTCAGCATTGCCGAcgacactgaacagaacttcatACGAG CTATGTACGGCACTGTCGTGACCAGTCCCACTCTGTGGTTGGGCGCCAATGCAAATATCACTGAAGGCAGCAAGTGGACTGATGGATCCCCGTTGACTTACAAAAACCTGACAGCAG ATAATGCCTTTGACGCCGCTGGCGGACGCTGCCTTTACTTTGTCACCCACAACGGTGGCTGGAAATTTCACCATTGCCAACAAAATAGCAGCTACATCTGcaagagaagaggaagag ccGATCAGAAGTCATGTGATATGGCCGACGGCTGGCTCCCTTTCGGCTTCAGTTGCTACAAGAAGATGGCGACccccaacggttggctgggggctcgGCAAGACTGCGtctgggagggcggcgacctggtctccatcgcctcgtCGGACGAGGAAGCCTTCGTAAAGGAGAAAATGGGCATCGACCCCTTCTggatcggactctccaatctg AATTGCGACGAGGCTTGGTGTCGGTATGACAAGGAGCAAAAGATGATGACTTGGTCCAATGTCCGCGTGATGGTGACCTACTCCAACTGGGACTCGCGTCAGGTTGGAAG CTCCGACGTAGAGTCCTGCACATACGTCAACCAAGGCGCGTGGACTGAGCCAGGAAAGTGGCGACACGGCTCGTGCAGATCCTCGTTGGCGTTCATGTGCGAGCGCTCCTTGCTCG AATGCCCGGAGGGCCGGCCGTGTTCCTTGAAAGACTTTGGTTACCTTCGAGTGGAGG CTTCCTCCTGCGACCCTGGCGAATTCCTGTTTGACGATTCTTGCTATCGTTTTGAGGAGACGAAGAAGGTGCAGAGGGCCGCCGAGAGGTTTTGCAAAGGACACAAAGGTCACCTGGCCAGCGTCCTCTCAACGGAGGAAGGCAATTTCTTGGCAG CTCACATGCGAGATGCAGGAAGATCTCAGCCTTTTGTGggactgaagaagaagaaaaacaacgtTGAGTGGATTGACGGAGAATCTTCA GACTACATCACAAAGTTGGTGGGAAAAAAGTCTACAGGACTCAAAGAGTGCTTTGCTCTGTCAGCTTCTGGACAATTTGATGAGTGGTCCTGCGCTGAAAAGCTGCCATCTATCTGCAAAAAAG CCAAAGTCCAAGGGGCTCTCCCTGTTTTGCCGTCATCAACATGGGGACCAG GCTGGAGCAAAAAGTGCGGCTGGTGGATGGACAACCCGTCCgacgacttctgctacctgatcAACCACAACCGTGCCAAGACCTGGCAGGAGGCGCGAGATGACTGCGTCGGCCTCGGAGGCGACCTGCTCAGCATCACCCACTCTCATGAGCAGACCTTCATACAAG GTCTGTACGCCCGTCCTCTGAGCAGTCCCACGCTGTGGTTGGGCGCCAACGCCAATATCACTCACGGCATCGAGTGGATTGACGGTTCCATGTCCACTTACAAAAACCTGAACACAG GCATCGCCGGAGAAGGCCCCGGTGGAAACTGCCTTTCCTTGCTCACTGCCGACGGCCGCTGGGCAAGAGCCGACTGTGAGGAGAAGCGCAGCAGCTACATCTGcaagagaagaggaagag CCATTCCTAAATCAGCGTGTGAGAAGGGGTGGAGTCTTCACCAGTCCAGTTGCTACAAGAAGATGGAGACccccaacggttggctgggggctcgGCACAACTGCTTCTGGGAGGGCGGCGACTTGGTCTCTATCACCTCGTCGGACGAGGAAGCCTTTGTGAAGAAGGAAATGGGCAAGAATCCCTTCTggatcggactctccaatctg AATTGCGACGAGGCTTGGTGTCGGTATGACAAGGAGCAAATGGAGCTGACTTGGTCAGATGTCCGCGTGATGGCGGGCTACTCCAACTGGGACTCGCGTCAGGTTAGAAG CTCCGACGTAGAGTCCTGCGTGTACGTCAACCAAGGCTCGTGGACCGAGAGTCAGCCAGGAAAGTGGCGACAAGCCTCGTGCGGatcctccttggccttcatgtgCGAGCGCCCGCTGGACG ACTGCCCGAAGGGCCGGCAGTGTTCCTTGAAAGACTTTGGTTACGATCGAGTGGAGA CTTCCTCCTGCGACCCCGGCGACTTCCTGTTCGACGATTCCTGTTATCGTTTTGAGAGGATACGTAAGAATTGGGACTCGGCTGAGACATTTTGCACAGAACAGAAAGGTCACTTGGCCAGCGTCCACTCAGAGGACGAAATCAAATTCTTGGCTG CTCACGTGCGAGATGATAAAGGATATTGGCTTTTCATGGGACTCaagaagaacaaagacaagaaattTTCCTGGAGCGACGCAACGTCTGTA GACTACGTCACGCTGAGGGGAGAACCGTCTACAGGACGCGGTGACTGCTTTGCTCTGTCAGCTTCTGGACAATTTCATCAGTGGCCCTGCACTGAAGAGCAGCCATCTGTCTGCAAAAAAG CCAAAATCCGAGAGGCTCGCCATGATGAGCCGCAAGCAG GCTGGAGCGAATAA
- the LOC125981811 gene encoding macrophage mannose receptor 1-like isoform X2 has product MEIPNGWLGARHDCVWERGDLVSIASSDEEAFVKKEMGKNPFWIGLSNLNCNEAWCQYDKEQKELTWSDVRVTASYSNWDNRQVGSSDVESCAFVNQGENTNHQLGKWRHGSCGSSLPYMCERSPDDCPEGRQCSLKDFGYDRVETSSCDPGEFLFNVSCYHFTLSHYYWNEAEDYCKTRKSHLPSVHSEDEIKFLSSHIRNNHCSWVGLREKEKNFKFTDGTSTADTPGLELLEDIHCVGVYFNDAFLQSYRCNNNGFATICQKAKVREVVTAHWSSIFRPGWSEKCGRWMDNPSNDFCYLMSRNHAVTWQKARDKCVDHGGDLLSIADDTEQNFIRAMYGTVVTSPTLWLGANANITEGSKWTDGSPLTYKNLTADNAFDAAGGRCLYFVTHNGGWKFHHCQQNSSYICKRRGRADQKSCDMADGWLPFGFSCYKKMATPNGWLGARQDCVWEGGDLVSIASSDEEAFVKEKMGIDPFWIGLSNLNCDEAWCRYDKEQKMMTWSNVRVMVTYSNWDSRQVGSSDVESCTYVNQGAWTEPGKWRHGSCRSSLAFMCERSLLECPEGRPCSLKDFGYLRVEASSCDPGEFLFDDSCYRFEETKKVQRAAERFCKGHKGHLASVLSTEEGNFLAAHMRDAGRSQPFVGLKKKKNNVEWIDGESSDYITKLVGKKSTGLKECFALSASGQFDEWSCAEKLPSICKKAKVQGALPVLPSSTWGPGWSKKCGWWMDNPSDDFCYLINHNRAKTWQEARDDCVGLGGDLLSITHSHEQTFIQGLYARPLSSPTLWLGANANITHGIEWIDGSMSTYKNLNTGIAGEGPGGNCLSLLTADGRWARADCEEKRSSYICKRRGRAIPKSACEKGWSLHQSSCYKKMETPNGWLGARHNCFWEGGDLVSITSSDEEAFVKKEMGKNPFWIGLSNLNCDEAWCRYDKEQMELTWSDVRVMAGYSNWDSRQVRSSDVESCVYVNQGSWTESQPGKWRQASCGSSLAFMCERPLDDCPKGRQCSLKDFGYDRVETSSCDPGDFLFDDSCYRFERIRKNWDSAETFCTEQKGHLASVHSEDEIKFLAAHVRDDKGYWLFMGLKKNKDKKFSWSDATSVDYVTLRGEPSTGRGDCFALSASGQFHQWPCTEEQPSVCKKAKIREARHDEPQAGWSE; this is encoded by the exons ATGGAGATccccaacggttggctgggggctcgGCACGACTGCGTCTGGGAGCGCGGCGacctggtctccatcgcctcgtCGGACGAGGAAGCCTTTGTGAAGAAGGAAATGGGCAAGAACCCCTTCTggatcggactctccaatctg AATTGCAACGAGGCTTGGTGTCAGTATGACAAGGAGCAAAAGGAGCTGACTTGGTCCGATGTCCGCGTGACGGCGAGCTACTCCAACTGGGACAACCGTCAGGTTGGAAG CTCCGACGTCGAGTCCTGCGCGTTCGTCAACCAAGGCGAGAACACCAACCATCAGCTAGGGAAGTGGCGACACGGCTCGTGCGGATCCTCGTTGCCATACATGTGCGAGCGCTCGCCGGACG ACTGCCCGGAGGGCCGACAGTGTTCCTTAAAAGACTTTGGTTACGATCGAGTGGAGA CTTCCTCCTGCGACCCCGGCGAATTCCTGTTCAACGTTTCTTGCTATCATTTCACTTTGTCTCATTACTATTGGAATGAAGCTGAGGACTACTGCAAGACACGCAAAAGTCATCTGCCCAGTGTCCACTCAGAGGACGAAATCAAATTCTTGTCAA GTCACATAAGAAACAATCACTGTTCTTGGGTGGGACTcagggagaaggaaaaaaatttTAAGTTCACTGACGGAACATCTACC GCCGACACCCCAGGATTGGAATTACTAGAAGATATACACTGCGTTGGTGTGTATTTCAATGATGCATTTCTTCAATCATACAGATGCAACAATAACGGATTTGCAACCATCTGCCAAAAAG CCAAGGTTCGAGAGGTTGTTACCGCTCATTGGTCATCAatattcaggccag GCTGGAGCGAAAAGTGCGGCCGGTGGATGGACAACCCATCCaacgacttctgctacctgatGAGCCGCAACCATGCCGTGACCTGGCAGAAGGCGCGAGACAAATGCGTCGACCACGGAGGCGACCTGCTCAGCATTGCCGAcgacactgaacagaacttcatACGAG CTATGTACGGCACTGTCGTGACCAGTCCCACTCTGTGGTTGGGCGCCAATGCAAATATCACTGAAGGCAGCAAGTGGACTGATGGATCCCCGTTGACTTACAAAAACCTGACAGCAG ATAATGCCTTTGACGCCGCTGGCGGACGCTGCCTTTACTTTGTCACCCACAACGGTGGCTGGAAATTTCACCATTGCCAACAAAATAGCAGCTACATCTGcaagagaagaggaagag ccGATCAGAAGTCATGTGATATGGCCGACGGCTGGCTCCCTTTCGGCTTCAGTTGCTACAAGAAGATGGCGACccccaacggttggctgggggctcgGCAAGACTGCGtctgggagggcggcgacctggtctccatcgcctcgtCGGACGAGGAAGCCTTCGTAAAGGAGAAAATGGGCATCGACCCCTTCTggatcggactctccaatctg AATTGCGACGAGGCTTGGTGTCGGTATGACAAGGAGCAAAAGATGATGACTTGGTCCAATGTCCGCGTGATGGTGACCTACTCCAACTGGGACTCGCGTCAGGTTGGAAG CTCCGACGTAGAGTCCTGCACATACGTCAACCAAGGCGCGTGGACTGAGCCAGGAAAGTGGCGACACGGCTCGTGCAGATCCTCGTTGGCGTTCATGTGCGAGCGCTCCTTGCTCG AATGCCCGGAGGGCCGGCCGTGTTCCTTGAAAGACTTTGGTTACCTTCGAGTGGAGG CTTCCTCCTGCGACCCTGGCGAATTCCTGTTTGACGATTCTTGCTATCGTTTTGAGGAGACGAAGAAGGTGCAGAGGGCCGCCGAGAGGTTTTGCAAAGGACACAAAGGTCACCTGGCCAGCGTCCTCTCAACGGAGGAAGGCAATTTCTTGGCAG CTCACATGCGAGATGCAGGAAGATCTCAGCCTTTTGTGggactgaagaagaagaaaaacaacgtTGAGTGGATTGACGGAGAATCTTCA GACTACATCACAAAGTTGGTGGGAAAAAAGTCTACAGGACTCAAAGAGTGCTTTGCTCTGTCAGCTTCTGGACAATTTGATGAGTGGTCCTGCGCTGAAAAGCTGCCATCTATCTGCAAAAAAG CCAAAGTCCAAGGGGCTCTCCCTGTTTTGCCGTCATCAACATGGGGACCAG GCTGGAGCAAAAAGTGCGGCTGGTGGATGGACAACCCGTCCgacgacttctgctacctgatcAACCACAACCGTGCCAAGACCTGGCAGGAGGCGCGAGATGACTGCGTCGGCCTCGGAGGCGACCTGCTCAGCATCACCCACTCTCATGAGCAGACCTTCATACAAG GTCTGTACGCCCGTCCTCTGAGCAGTCCCACGCTGTGGTTGGGCGCCAACGCCAATATCACTCACGGCATCGAGTGGATTGACGGTTCCATGTCCACTTACAAAAACCTGAACACAG GCATCGCCGGAGAAGGCCCCGGTGGAAACTGCCTTTCCTTGCTCACTGCCGACGGCCGCTGGGCAAGAGCCGACTGTGAGGAGAAGCGCAGCAGCTACATCTGcaagagaagaggaagag CCATTCCTAAATCAGCGTGTGAGAAGGGGTGGAGTCTTCACCAGTCCAGTTGCTACAAGAAGATGGAGACccccaacggttggctgggggctcgGCACAACTGCTTCTGGGAGGGCGGCGACTTGGTCTCTATCACCTCGTCGGACGAGGAAGCCTTTGTGAAGAAGGAAATGGGCAAGAATCCCTTCTggatcggactctccaatctg AATTGCGACGAGGCTTGGTGTCGGTATGACAAGGAGCAAATGGAGCTGACTTGGTCAGATGTCCGCGTGATGGCGGGCTACTCCAACTGGGACTCGCGTCAGGTTAGAAG CTCCGACGTAGAGTCCTGCGTGTACGTCAACCAAGGCTCGTGGACCGAGAGTCAGCCAGGAAAGTGGCGACAAGCCTCGTGCGGatcctccttggccttcatgtgCGAGCGCCCGCTGGACG ACTGCCCGAAGGGCCGGCAGTGTTCCTTGAAAGACTTTGGTTACGATCGAGTGGAGA CTTCCTCCTGCGACCCCGGCGACTTCCTGTTCGACGATTCCTGTTATCGTTTTGAGAGGATACGTAAGAATTGGGACTCGGCTGAGACATTTTGCACAGAACAGAAAGGTCACTTGGCCAGCGTCCACTCAGAGGACGAAATCAAATTCTTGGCTG CTCACGTGCGAGATGATAAAGGATATTGGCTTTTCATGGGACTCaagaagaacaaagacaagaaattTTCCTGGAGCGACGCAACGTCTGTA GACTACGTCACGCTGAGGGGAGAACCGTCTACAGGACGCGGTGACTGCTTTGCTCTGTCAGCTTCTGGACAATTTCATCAGTGGCCCTGCACTGAAGAGCAGCCATCTGTCTGCAAAAAAG CCAAAATCCGAGAGGCTCGCCATGATGAGCCGCAAGCAG GCTGGAGCGAATAA